The following are encoded in a window of Bradyrhizobium sp. WBOS07 genomic DNA:
- a CDS encoding CHAT domain-containing protein, with translation MSVGKPIVQACMRAGGGANLEACRAKASPQVRACAMAALNTANGRANVAVELPKEAAPKLELGAALPKDFVAPPRSIADITAVLDGDRPDEKTIAELQSDADAVPTGKESRADLAQLYFDRANARAQLGRLAEAMTDADKAVEVGRGAVGPNALGRMLQLQSLQHSLAGDPKRALEIMQRLLRESASMPGAKGLQFVTNRGIAAVLIQMGDIAQAEAYLRRSQTVIQEARTSGHPNWRSAYAKFGQSWEGETELTRALIFEARGQFADAEAAYRNAELRKRASTKAILAADNAPAETVLLQAIDGTVLSQARMKAKQGRLAEAEVDARRALLSRLKDTGKYNSVTPRFVMGLAGILVDQGRYEEAEKLGRVALEINNKVGVPEQSQATVQLLSQLAGILTLRRQNAEAGEMFARIDKAVAGWEPQRRQVFELNPSRILSLYGSGQLDAGIAAAEQLLKKQIARVGENHFDAASARGTLAVGLMRAKRDAEAIREYKAAIPVMMAGANENADDENTTVVAARSQRLQTIVESYLVLLARAEGTGKDVGEETFSLADAIRGRSVQQALAASSARAAAKDPALAELVRKEQDLTKQVNAQLGTLNNVLALPSAERDEKGVGQIQASIAALRSQRDKARLEIKQKFPIYADLVSPKPPSVAEIRATLADDEAMLSFYFGQNGSFVWAVPKSGPVAFAAVPAKIGGIESKIRKLREALEPPAAMISDIPPFDLALGHELYELLLKPVESGWKPAKNLIVVTNGALGLLPLSLLPTAPAQVAAEEDPLFVGYRNVPWLARTHAVSTVPSAAALRTLRQLPPGKPGRGDLVAFGDPYFNGEQQAEADGGGEKIQVADAGSNVTRGGPLKRRNSPKLDGVDSAELGLLPRLPDTADELKSIALALQADPSKVLFLGKDATESTVKTMNLSGFRILAFATHGLVPGELNGLTQPALALSSPAVTGESGDGLLTMEEILGLKLDADWVILSACNTGAGAGAGAEAASGLGRAFFYAGTRALLVTNWSVHSQSARQLVTDLFKRQADDPKLSRSEALRQAAMALVDGPGYLDSEGKTEFAYAHPLFWAPYTIIGDGGVR, from the coding sequence ATGAGCGTCGGCAAGCCGATCGTGCAGGCCTGCATGCGCGCAGGCGGAGGCGCCAATCTCGAAGCCTGCCGCGCCAAGGCATCGCCTCAGGTCAGAGCCTGTGCGATGGCGGCGCTGAATACCGCCAATGGCCGCGCCAACGTCGCGGTCGAGCTTCCCAAGGAAGCAGCACCCAAGCTCGAACTCGGTGCGGCGCTGCCGAAGGATTTCGTCGCGCCGCCCCGCAGCATCGCCGACATCACTGCCGTCCTCGACGGCGACAGGCCCGACGAGAAGACGATCGCGGAGTTGCAGTCGGACGCCGACGCCGTACCGACTGGGAAAGAGTCGCGGGCTGATCTGGCCCAGCTCTATTTCGACCGCGCCAATGCACGTGCCCAGCTCGGCCGGCTCGCCGAAGCGATGACCGACGCCGACAAGGCCGTGGAAGTCGGGCGCGGCGCCGTCGGCCCGAACGCGCTGGGGCGGATGCTGCAGCTGCAGTCCTTGCAGCACTCGCTTGCAGGCGATCCGAAACGTGCGCTCGAGATCATGCAAAGGCTGTTGCGTGAATCGGCCAGCATGCCGGGCGCCAAGGGATTGCAGTTCGTGACGAACCGCGGGATTGCGGCCGTCCTCATCCAGATGGGCGACATCGCGCAGGCTGAAGCCTATCTCCGCCGCAGCCAGACCGTGATCCAGGAGGCTCGCACCAGCGGCCATCCCAACTGGCGATCGGCTTATGCCAAGTTCGGCCAGAGCTGGGAAGGCGAGACGGAGCTCACGCGCGCCTTGATCTTCGAGGCGCGCGGGCAGTTTGCCGACGCCGAGGCGGCCTATCGCAATGCCGAGCTGCGCAAGCGCGCGAGCACGAAGGCGATCCTGGCAGCGGACAATGCGCCTGCGGAAACCGTTTTGCTCCAGGCGATCGACGGCACCGTGCTGAGCCAGGCCCGCATGAAGGCCAAGCAAGGCCGCCTCGCCGAGGCCGAGGTGGATGCGCGTCGCGCGCTGCTCTCGCGCCTGAAGGACACCGGCAAGTACAACTCGGTTACGCCACGCTTCGTCATGGGCCTGGCGGGCATACTGGTCGACCAGGGTCGCTACGAAGAGGCTGAGAAGCTGGGCCGCGTCGCGCTCGAGATCAACAACAAGGTCGGCGTGCCCGAGCAATCGCAAGCGACGGTGCAATTGCTGTCGCAGCTCGCCGGCATTCTGACGCTCCGCCGCCAGAATGCCGAAGCGGGCGAGATGTTTGCGCGGATCGACAAGGCGGTCGCCGGCTGGGAGCCCCAGCGTCGCCAGGTGTTCGAGCTCAATCCCTCCCGCATCCTGTCGCTCTACGGTTCCGGACAGTTGGACGCGGGCATCGCGGCCGCCGAGCAGCTCCTGAAGAAGCAGATCGCCCGGGTCGGGGAAAATCACTTCGATGCCGCGTCGGCTCGCGGCACGCTGGCCGTCGGCCTGATGCGTGCCAAGCGCGATGCCGAGGCGATCCGCGAGTACAAGGCCGCCATTCCGGTGATGATGGCGGGGGCCAACGAGAACGCCGATGATGAGAACACGACGGTGGTCGCGGCGCGCAGCCAGCGGCTGCAGACCATCGTCGAGAGCTACTTGGTGCTGCTTGCAAGGGCCGAAGGGACCGGCAAGGATGTCGGCGAGGAGACGTTCAGCCTCGCCGACGCCATCCGCGGCCGTTCGGTCCAGCAGGCGCTGGCGGCGTCGAGTGCGCGTGCGGCGGCCAAGGATCCCGCGCTCGCCGAACTCGTGCGCAAGGAGCAGGATCTGACCAAGCAGGTCAACGCCCAGCTCGGCACGCTCAACAATGTGCTAGCCCTTCCCTCGGCAGAACGGGACGAGAAGGGCGTCGGGCAGATCCAGGCCTCGATCGCGGCCTTGCGCAGCCAGCGGGACAAGGCGCGCCTGGAGATCAAGCAGAAGTTCCCGATTTATGCCGACCTCGTCTCGCCCAAGCCGCCGAGCGTCGCCGAGATCCGCGCGACGCTGGCCGATGACGAGGCGATGCTGTCGTTCTATTTCGGCCAGAATGGCAGCTTCGTCTGGGCGGTGCCGAAGTCGGGACCGGTTGCGTTCGCCGCCGTCCCTGCCAAGATCGGCGGCATCGAGAGCAAGATCCGCAAGCTACGCGAAGCCCTCGAGCCGCCGGCGGCGATGATCTCGGACATTCCGCCTTTCGACCTCGCGCTCGGCCACGAGCTCTACGAGTTGCTGCTCAAGCCGGTTGAGAGCGGCTGGAAGCCGGCCAAGAACCTGATCGTCGTCACCAATGGCGCGCTCGGACTGCTGCCACTGTCCTTGTTGCCCACGGCACCGGCGCAGGTGGCTGCCGAGGAGGACCCGCTCTTCGTCGGCTATCGCAACGTGCCGTGGCTGGCGCGAACTCATGCCGTGTCGACGGTGCCGTCCGCGGCGGCGTTGCGCACGCTAAGGCAATTGCCGCCGGGCAAGCCCGGCCGCGGCGACCTCGTCGCCTTCGGCGATCCCTATTTCAACGGTGAACAGCAGGCCGAGGCGGACGGCGGCGGGGAGAAGATTCAGGTCGCCGACGCCGGAAGCAATGTCACGCGCGGGGGCCCGCTGAAGCGGCGTAACAGTCCGAAGCTGGACGGCGTCGACAGCGCCGAGCTCGGTCTGCTGCCCCGGCTTCCAGATACCGCGGACGAGCTGAAATCGATTGCGCTGGCGCTGCAGGCCGATCCGTCGAAGGTGCTGTTCCTCGGCAAGGACGCTACCGAGAGCACGGTGAAGACCATGAATCTGTCCGGCTTCAGGATCCTGGCCTTCGCCACCCACGGCCTCGTCCCCGGCGAGCTGAACGGTCTGACGCAGCCGGCGCTCGCTCTCTCGTCGCCGGCTGTGACGGGGGAGAGCGGCGACGGTCTTCTGACCATGGAGGAGATTCTCGGCCTCAAGCTCGATGCGGATTGGGTGATCCTGTCGGCCTGCAACACCGGCGCGGGCGCCGGCGCAGGGGCCGAGGCGGCATCCGGACTCGGGCGCGCGTTCTTCTACGCCGGAACGCGTGCGCTGCTGGTGACGAACTGGTCGGTGCATTCGCAATCGGCGCGGCAATTGGTGACGGATCTGTTCAAGCGGCAGGCCGACGATCCGAAACTGTCGCGCAGCGAGGCGCTGCGCCAGGCGGCGATGGCCCTCGTCGATGGCCCCGGCTATCTCGACAGCGAGGGCAAGACCGAGTTTGCCTATGCGCATCCGCTGTTCTGGGCGCCGTACACGATCATCGGCGATGGCGGCGTGCGGTGA
- a CDS encoding FixH family protein — protein MLSKFSTAALAATLSLAASAAMAGAGDYAFEPVNAQMKKGDDVTLSVRLTNKQTGKPVADAVIFKTRVDMAPDGMAEMVSDVAPLPSKEPGVYAFKTDLPMAGRYQVTLSAKVQGEPETVTGKVIVTATK, from the coding sequence ATGCTTTCGAAGTTCAGCACAGCGGCTCTCGCCGCCACCCTTTCGCTCGCCGCTTCCGCCGCCATGGCGGGCGCCGGCGACTATGCCTTCGAGCCCGTCAACGCGCAGATGAAGAAGGGCGACGACGTCACGCTCTCGGTTCGCCTGACCAACAAGCAGACCGGCAAGCCCGTGGCGGATGCCGTCATCTTCAAGACCCGTGTCGACATGGCCCCGGACGGGATGGCGGAGATGGTCTCCGATGTCGCGCCGCTGCCCTCGAAGGAGCCGGGCGTCTACGCCTTCAAGACCGACCTGCCGATGGCGGGCCGTTACCAGGTCACGCTGTCCGCCAAGGTGCAGGGCGAGCCCGAGACCGTCACCGGCAAGGTGATCGTCACGGCGACCAAGTGA
- a CDS encoding efflux RND transporter periplasmic adaptor subunit — protein sequence MKTLRLLTVLALSGGLALGATWFLHEGNWSVHAEATPAAAEANRSPLYYRDPSGAPLWSAAPRKDDRGRDYLPVYDDDQAAAAAPKPAQAESTRKILYYRNPMGLPDTSPVPKKDPMGMNYIPVYEGDEIDDGTVKLSPGKIQRTGVKSEPVERRAIRVAVKAPGTIQLDERRVSVIAMRAESFVQKVADVTTGTRVKAGQPLMEIYSSAVASAAAEYLSTITSKTVGGVEMYGRGSRQRLVNLDVPEPVIAEMEKTRVAPVTVHWSAPRDGIVLERSAIEGMRANPGDVLFRIADISQVWALVDVAERDLGNVAVGQGVTVRARSFPGRVFSGRIAVVYPQVNRDTRTVRVRIELANPDAALLPDMYVDADIDTANGAPVLAIQDSSVLDTGTRQAVLVDKGEGRFEPREVKLGRRGGGYIEVRDGLGEGEAVVTSANFLIDAESNLKAALKGFAEAAPQAPEPGHATGEHK from the coding sequence ATGAAGACGCTGCGTCTCCTGACGGTTCTCGCGCTCAGCGGCGGCCTCGCCCTCGGCGCGACCTGGTTCTTGCACGAGGGGAACTGGTCCGTTCATGCCGAGGCGACCCCGGCTGCGGCCGAGGCGAACCGGTCTCCGCTCTATTACCGCGACCCGAGTGGCGCGCCGCTCTGGTCCGCCGCTCCGAGGAAGGACGACCGCGGCCGCGACTATCTGCCGGTCTACGACGACGATCAGGCTGCCGCGGCGGCCCCGAAGCCGGCGCAGGCGGAATCAACGCGAAAAATCCTCTACTACCGCAATCCCATGGGCCTGCCAGACACCTCGCCGGTGCCGAAGAAGGATCCGATGGGGATGAACTACATCCCCGTCTACGAAGGCGACGAGATCGACGACGGCACGGTGAAGCTCTCGCCGGGCAAGATCCAGCGCACCGGCGTGAAATCCGAGCCCGTCGAACGGCGCGCCATCCGCGTCGCGGTCAAGGCGCCCGGCACGATCCAGCTCGACGAGCGCCGCGTCTCGGTGATCGCGATGCGCGCCGAGAGCTTCGTGCAGAAGGTCGCCGACGTCACCACCGGCACGCGCGTGAAGGCGGGCCAGCCTCTGATGGAAATCTACAGTTCGGCGGTTGCCTCCGCCGCGGCGGAATATCTCTCCACCATCACCTCGAAGACGGTGGGCGGCGTCGAGATGTACGGGCGCGGCTCGCGGCAGCGGCTGGTCAATCTCGACGTGCCCGAGCCTGTCATCGCCGAGATGGAAAAGACGCGCGTCGCGCCCGTCACCGTCCATTGGTCGGCGCCGCGCGACGGCATCGTGCTCGAGCGCAGCGCGATCGAAGGCATGCGCGCCAATCCTGGCGACGTGCTGTTCCGGATCGCGGACATCTCGCAGGTCTGGGCCCTGGTCGACGTCGCCGAGCGCGATCTGGGCAATGTGGCGGTTGGGCAGGGCGTGACGGTGCGCGCGCGCAGCTTTCCCGGCCGCGTCTTCAGCGGCAGGATCGCAGTCGTCTATCCGCAGGTGAACCGCGACACCAGGACGGTTCGCGTCCGGATCGAGCTCGCCAATCCGGATGCGGCGCTGCTGCCCGACATGTACGTCGATGCCGACATCGACACGGCCAATGGCGCACCCGTGCTGGCGATCCAGGACAGCTCGGTGCTCGACACCGGCACGCGCCAGGCCGTCCTCGTCGACAAGGGCGAGGGGCGCTTCGAGCCGCGCGAGGTGAAGCTCGGCCGGCGCGGCGGCGGCTACATCGAGGTGCGGGATGGACTCGGCGAGGGCGAGGCGGTGGTCACATCCGCCAACTTCCTGATCGATGCGGAAAGCAACCTGAAGGCCGCGCTCAAGGGCTTTGCGGAAGCAGCGCCTCAGGCTCCCGAGCCCGGCCATGCGACGGGAGAGCACAAATGA